Proteins from a single region of Macrotis lagotis isolate mMagLag1 chromosome 2, bilby.v1.9.chrom.fasta, whole genome shotgun sequence:
- the PARS2 gene encoding putative proline--tRNA ligase, mitochondrial produces the protein MDRLLRRWGRLLPSCPGPRRPPCRLYQHPPGRAKRLALSRLFQPQNLREDQPAGPESGSEPTCKSQRLMLRTGLLHPAGPGCYHYLPYAVRALEKLVGVIDQEMQAIGGQKLDMPTLSSAELWRASGRWDLVGPELFRLRDRQDRDYCLGPTHEEAVTSLVASQKTLSYKQLPHLLYQVTRKFRDEPRPRFGLLRGREFYMKDMYSFDCSPEAAQQTYDLVCHAYGRVFNRLGLQFVRVQAAVGSIGGTMSHEFQLPLSIGEDTLAICASCGFTANMETLEPQQSNCPVCRGSLTETRGVEVGHTFYLGTKYSSVFNAEFVNSQGKPSLVEMGCYGLGVSRILAAAIEVLSTEDCIRWPGLLAPYQVCLIPPKKGSREEMAVKLTETLYDDITEALPHLRGEVLLDDRTHLTIGNRLKDANKLGYPFVVIAGKRALEQPCHFEVWCQSTDEVMFLPKQGVIDLLQKVQVV, from the coding sequence ATGGACAGGCTTCTGAGACGCTGGGGGCGCCTGCTGCCCAGCTGCCCCGGGCCCCGGCGCCCCCCTTGCAGGCTGTACCAGCACCCCCCAGGGAGGGCGAAGCGCCTGGCGCTGTCTCGCTTGTTCCAGCCGCAGAACCTCCGAGAAGACCAGCCGGCCGGACCGGAGAGCGGGTCCGAACCCACCTGCAAGAGCCAGAGGCTGATGCTGCGGACCGGGCTGCTCCACCCGGCCGGCCCCGGCTGCTACCACTACCTGCCCTACGCCGTCCGAGCCCTGGAGAAGCTGGTGGGCGTGATAGACCAGGAGATGCAGGCCATCGGCGGGCAGAAGCTGGACATGCCCACCCTGAGCTCGGCCGAGCTGTGGAGGGCCAGCGGCCGCTGGGACCTCGTGGGCCCGGAGCTCTTTCGGCTGCGGGACCGACAGGACAGAGACTACTGCCTGGGCCCGACCCACGAGGAAGCCGTCACCAGCCTGGTGGCCTCCCAGAAGACCCTGTCCTACAAGCAGCTCCCCCACCTCCTCTACCAGGTCACTCGGAAGTTTCGGGACGAGCCCAGGCCCCGCTTCGGCCTCCTCCGGGGCCGGGAGTTTTACATGAAGGACATGTACTCCTTCGACTGCTCCCCCGAAGCCGCTCAACAGACCTACGACCTGGTGTGCCATGCTTACGGCCGGGTGTTTAACCGGCTCGGGCTTCAGTTCGTCAGGGTGCAGGCGGCCGTGGGGAGCATCGGAGGGACCATGTCCCATGAGTTTCAGCTCCCCTTGAGCATCGGAGAAGACACACTGGCCATCTGCGCAAGTTGCGGTTTCACAGCCAACATGGAGACGCTGGAGCCCCAGCAGTCCAATTGCCCTGTGTGCCGGGGCAGTTTGACAGAAACCAGAGGTGTCGAAGTGGGGCACACCTTTTACCTGGGCACCAAATACTCTTCTGTTTTCAATGCTGAGTTTGTTAATTCTCAGGGAAAGCCTTCGCTAGTAGAAATGGGGTGCTACGGGTTAGGCGTGAGCCGCATCTTAGCTGCAGCCATCGAAGTACTTTCTACAGAAGACTGTATCCGCTGGCCTGGTCTGCTTGCCCCTTACCAGGTATGCCTTATTCCTCCCAAAAAGGGCAGCAGGGAGGAGATGGCAGTCAAATTGACGGAGACTCTATACGATGATATCACTGAAGCCTTGCCCCACCTGCGGGGGGAGGTCTTGCTCGATGACAGGACACATTTGACCATTGGAAACAGACTGAAGGATGCCAATAAACTTGGCTACCCCTTCGTGGTGATAGCTGGCAAGAGAGCCTTGGAACAGCCCTGCCATTTTGAGGTTTGGTGTCAGAGCACTGATGAGGTGATGTTCCTTCCTAAACAAGGGGTGATCGATTTACTGCAGAAAGTACAGGTTGTCTAA